A DNA window from Bdellovibrio sp. BCCA contains the following coding sequences:
- a CDS encoding acetyl-CoA hydrolase/transferase family protein — MSTAFDLLENVKSGQRVFIQGGAATPTILISALLEHAARLRNVEIIHIHTIDSARYAEEKYKESFRVANLFLGSNMRDKIQNENVGYLPCFLSEIPSLFRSGVRPLDVALIHVSKPDRHGFCSLGTSVDVTRSAVDNAKVIIAQVNARMPRVHGDGFIHIDRIHHTVEVDQELPESPRPSLSKSELAIGQYASEIIEDGATLQVGIGNIPDAVLNFLKDRRHLGLHTEMWSDGALELIKSGVVDNSRKKVYAGRSVSGFVIGSRELYSYVDDNPAVIQLDIEYVNNPSIISRNPKVTAINSAVEIDLTGQVCADSIGSRIISGVGGQMDFMRGAAMSEGGRSIIAVSSRTRKGISRIVPRLRPGAGVVTTRAHVHHVVTEYGRVDLFGKTLKERAQALIGVAHPEDREYLERQWIEMSR; from the coding sequence ATGTCGACAGCCTTTGACCTTCTTGAGAATGTCAAATCAGGTCAGCGAGTCTTTATTCAGGGAGGTGCTGCGACACCCACGATTTTGATATCCGCTTTACTTGAGCATGCCGCACGATTGCGCAACGTCGAGATCATTCATATTCATACAATCGATAGCGCCCGGTATGCTGAAGAAAAATACAAAGAATCTTTTCGTGTGGCGAATTTATTTTTAGGGTCTAATATGCGCGACAAAATTCAGAATGAGAACGTTGGTTATCTTCCCTGCTTCTTGTCTGAAATCCCATCACTATTTCGTTCCGGTGTCAGACCCTTAGATGTAGCTCTCATTCATGTTTCTAAACCCGATAGACATGGCTTTTGCTCGTTGGGGACGAGTGTTGATGTCACTCGTTCTGCAGTGGACAATGCGAAGGTGATTATTGCGCAGGTAAATGCAAGAATGCCGCGGGTTCACGGCGATGGCTTTATTCATATAGACCGCATTCATCATACTGTTGAAGTTGATCAGGAACTGCCTGAAAGCCCGAGACCTTCTTTATCAAAATCAGAGCTTGCTATTGGTCAATATGCGAGTGAAATCATAGAGGACGGGGCAACTTTACAAGTTGGAATCGGCAACATTCCAGATGCGGTTTTGAACTTTCTAAAAGACAGAAGGCATTTGGGATTACACACAGAAATGTGGTCTGATGGGGCTCTGGAATTGATAAAATCAGGTGTGGTTGATAACTCTAGAAAAAAAGTTTATGCAGGAAGATCTGTTTCGGGATTTGTTATCGGATCACGGGAACTCTATTCTTATGTTGATGACAATCCTGCGGTGATTCAACTGGACATTGAATATGTCAATAACCCCTCCATAATATCAAGAAATCCCAAAGTGACCGCGATCAATTCTGCAGTGGAAATTGATCTGACAGGACAAGTCTGTGCGGACTCGATTGGTTCGAGAATCATTTCCGGTGTTGGTGGGCAAATGGATTTTATGCGTGGAGCTGCCATGTCAGAGGGAGGAAGGAGCATTATTGCAGTTTCTTCGCGAACCCGCAAAGGCATCTCACGTATAGTCCCGCGTTTGAGGCCCGGAGCTGGCGTCGTCACGACTCGCGCACACGTCCACCATGTTGTAACTGAATATGGCCGAGTGGACCTGTTTGGAAAAACTCTTAAAGAACGGGCTCAAGCTTTAATCGGAGTCGCTCATCCGGAAGATCGAGAATATCTGGAGCGGCAGTGGATTGAAATGTCTCGGTGA
- a CDS encoding rhodanese-like domain-containing protein: MKNNLFGLILICLGLSTFAYGKTVYLDVRTQKEYEQEHIPQAINIDVLKSSFKSEVAKLNHDDDYKVYCRSGKRSAQAISIMKDSGFKHLENLGGLEDAKKYLNKASLGK; this comes from the coding sequence ATGAAAAATAATCTTTTCGGTCTTATATTAATTTGTCTTGGTTTGAGCACTTTTGCCTACGGAAAAACGGTCTATCTCGACGTCAGAACTCAAAAAGAATATGAACAAGAGCATATTCCTCAGGCAATAAATATAGACGTTCTCAAATCCAGTTTTAAAAGCGAAGTCGCAAAGCTGAATCATGACGATGACTATAAAGTGTATTGTCGCAGCGGCAAACGGTCCGCACAAGCGATCTCCATAATGAAAGACTCGGGCTTTAAACATCTGGAAAATCTTGGCGGACTTGAGGATGCGAAAAAGTACTTGAATAAAGCTTCTTTAGGAAAATGA
- a CDS encoding universal stress protein, with protein MAEEFLLIADDIADKSSKGRRRSKLIRENAIELAKKMNLNAEFLFVANLNSKLFKKNEMALFTETFGSAKSSIEKQFKKGQVPLKLKIKYGVPAEEILSEMDRINNAKLLVLGTQGKKGLKKVLLGSVAEEVLRNSPLPTLVIGPIAQEQQAVVKLDENLQIHFLTDLSSSSAEAEKFVIAFCKQFKCSVLIVHSVGEQIMKIRENLYSTGYMPFNIEKVFSQMVDDAQRELQRKTRDWVKQGLKASPLLIDKEQSLEKSLKTLRPSPPGLIVMGTHGRNKIVTSFLGSTARKFLLTSSVPVMVVRSIRD; from the coding sequence ATGGCCGAAGAGTTTCTTCTTATCGCTGATGATATTGCAGATAAATCATCCAAAGGACGCCGTCGTTCTAAGTTGATTCGTGAGAACGCCATCGAACTCGCGAAAAAAATGAATCTCAATGCTGAATTTCTCTTTGTTGCAAATTTAAACTCCAAGCTTTTTAAAAAAAATGAAATGGCCCTATTTACTGAAACATTTGGCAGCGCTAAGTCTTCCATTGAAAAACAGTTTAAAAAAGGACAGGTTCCTCTCAAGTTAAAAATAAAATATGGCGTACCTGCCGAAGAAATTCTTAGTGAAATGGATCGGATAAATAATGCAAAACTGTTAGTACTGGGCACCCAAGGAAAGAAAGGCCTTAAGAAAGTCCTTCTTGGAAGTGTCGCAGAAGAGGTCCTACGTAATTCCCCACTGCCAACTCTGGTCATAGGCCCCATCGCTCAGGAACAACAGGCCGTTGTTAAACTGGATGAAAATCTGCAGATCCATTTTCTAACGGACTTAAGTAGCTCCAGCGCAGAAGCGGAAAAATTTGTGATCGCTTTTTGTAAACAGTTCAAGTGCTCCGTACTCATCGTTCATAGCGTCGGCGAACAAATCATGAAGATTCGCGAAAATCTTTATAGCACCGGCTATATGCCCTTCAATATTGAAAAGGTATTTAGTCAGATGGTTGACGACGCCCAAAGAGAACTGCAACGAAAAACCAGAGATTGGGTCAAACAGGGTTTAAAGGCCAGTCCTCTTTTGATTGATAAAGAACAAAGTTTAGAAAAGTCATTAAAAACCCTCCGTCCCTCGCCCCCCGGCCTCATCGTCATGGGAACGCATGGACGCAATAAAATTGTGACGTCATTTTTGGGCAGCACGGCTAGAAAGTTTCTTCTTACCTCTTCCGTTCCTGTGATGGTCGTGCGCTCTATAAGAGATTAA
- a CDS encoding universal stress protein, with protein MSAKSILLADDLASVSNSGRSRSHLLRDLAAEFSRRLNLPLRILYVANTQKAFLSKALQEKIKKKDKDSLMLLGKEMSHYPVKTKIISTEGEPVSGILKQEEKNAPLEMIVLGSLGKHGLKKAIIGSVSEEVLRRSTTPILILGPYARLIQFELPMDEPLRILLLTDLSSASAPAEQYAASLASRLQARLTVCYSVGHRIHQLKEMISSRRVSSQSIDAMFKDMQRDGEKLLLKKTQQLEKLNNSVESLLLKDEKNLEDVVSKKMGDAFDLIVMGTHSRNKFLTAFIGSSARNLILKSPVPVIICRSQPD; from the coding sequence ATGAGTGCAAAATCAATATTATTGGCGGATGATTTGGCAAGCGTCTCCAATAGCGGCCGTTCGAGGTCTCATCTACTTCGGGATTTAGCTGCCGAGTTCAGTCGAAGATTAAATCTTCCTTTACGAATTTTGTATGTGGCAAACACTCAGAAGGCTTTTTTATCTAAGGCTCTGCAGGAAAAAATTAAAAAAAAGGACAAAGATTCTTTGATGCTTCTCGGAAAGGAAATGTCTCACTATCCCGTGAAGACAAAAATTATTTCGACGGAAGGCGAGCCGGTTTCCGGCATCTTAAAACAGGAAGAAAAAAATGCTCCTTTGGAGATGATAGTCCTCGGGTCACTGGGAAAACATGGATTAAAAAAGGCTATCATTGGCAGTGTCTCAGAAGAGGTGCTCAGACGTTCGACGACTCCGATTCTTATTTTGGGGCCTTATGCAAGATTGATTCAGTTTGAATTGCCTATGGACGAGCCGCTTCGAATTTTGCTATTAACGGATTTATCTTCCGCAAGTGCCCCAGCAGAGCAATATGCAGCTTCCCTGGCGTCAAGACTTCAGGCGCGGCTCACGGTTTGTTATTCCGTAGGCCATCGAATTCACCAGCTCAAGGAAATGATTTCCTCGCGAAGAGTTAGCAGTCAGTCGATAGATGCTATGTTTAAAGACATGCAAAGGGATGGAGAAAAACTCTTGCTGAAGAAAACTCAGCAACTTGAGAAACTCAATAACAGCGTGGAGAGCCTTCTTTTAAAAGACGAAAAAAATCTTGAAGACGTTGTTTCGAAAAAAATGGGGGATGCCTTTGATCTCATTGTGATGGGCACGCACAGCCGGAATAAATTCCTAACAGCCTTCATTGGCAGCTCAGCCCGAAATCTTATTTTGAAATCACCAGTGCCTGTTATTATATGCAGAAGCCAGCCGGATTAA
- a CDS encoding pyridoxamine 5'-phosphate oxidase family protein: MALRIIMKPHHGNIDTMKSEDAVSLFEECRFAHLACHIKDDLYLVPISYIFEDGVIYSHSEPGRKIDIMRKNPHVCVQVEKVEDFFHWRSAIAWGDFEELNGDEASEAMRLLLKKVSEEVGSEQMSSLGLDMAAQLESAIIYKIKIKKITGRYEGHSTIPQ; encoded by the coding sequence ATGGCATTGAGGATTATTATGAAACCCCATCACGGAAATATCGACACGATGAAATCGGAAGACGCCGTGTCTTTATTCGAGGAATGCCGCTTCGCTCATCTTGCTTGCCATATTAAAGACGATCTTTATCTGGTACCTATTTCTTATATCTTCGAGGATGGCGTGATCTACAGTCATTCTGAACCCGGTCGAAAAATCGATATAATGCGTAAGAATCCCCACGTCTGTGTTCAGGTGGAAAAAGTAGAAGACTTTTTCCATTGGCGTAGTGCAATTGCGTGGGGTGATTTTGAGGAACTCAACGGGGACGAGGCCAGCGAAGCCATGCGATTGCTTCTTAAAAAGGTCAGTGAAGAAGTTGGTTCCGAACAGATGTCCTCGCTAGGTTTAGATATGGCGGCACAACTGGAATCGGCGATAATCTATAAAATCAAAATAAAAAAAATCACCGGCCGCTATGAAGGACACTCGACTATACCGCAGTGA
- a CDS encoding SDR family oxidoreductase: MPGLAYNYSGKVVLVTGSGSGIGRATALAFAQEGAWVAVSDLNEEGGLQTMEMILKNGGEATFFPCDVSNPRSIQNLVEHVEKRMGKIDSAFNNAGIEGEQALITECSEENWEKVINVNLRSIWLCMKYEISLMNKNGGGSIVNCASIAGLVGFPGIPAYVASKHGVIGLTKNAALEYAQNNIRVNAVCPGVIQTPMIDRFTRGDNAAFEQLVKSTPIGRIGKPEEIAAAVVWLCSEYASFVTGHALVADGGWISQ, encoded by the coding sequence ATGCCGGGTTTAGCATATAATTACTCTGGAAAAGTGGTGTTGGTAACTGGGAGTGGGTCAGGCATAGGCAGGGCCACAGCTTTGGCTTTCGCGCAAGAAGGGGCCTGGGTCGCGGTTTCGGATCTTAACGAAGAAGGCGGGCTTCAAACGATGGAGATGATTCTGAAAAATGGGGGAGAGGCCACTTTCTTTCCCTGTGATGTATCGAACCCGCGTTCAATTCAAAATCTTGTCGAGCATGTCGAGAAACGAATGGGAAAAATTGACAGCGCCTTCAATAATGCTGGAATCGAGGGAGAACAAGCTCTGATCACGGAATGTTCTGAAGAAAACTGGGAGAAGGTGATTAATGTGAATCTTCGCAGTATTTGGCTTTGCATGAAGTATGAGATTTCGCTGATGAATAAAAATGGCGGCGGTTCTATCGTAAATTGTGCGTCTATCGCGGGACTGGTTGGATTTCCTGGTATTCCCGCATACGTGGCGAGCAAGCACGGCGTGATTGGACTGACAAAGAATGCGGCTCTGGAATACGCTCAGAATAATATCAGAGTTAATGCAGTTTGCCCGGGCGTGATTCAAACACCGATGATTGATCGTTTTACCCGTGGCGACAATGCTGCTTTTGAACAATTAGTGAAGTCGACTCCGATAGGCCGAATCGGCAAGCCCGAAGAAATTGCAGCTGCCGTCGTGTGGCTTTGCTCTGAATACGCGTCTTTCGTGACCGGACACGCCTTAGTCGCTGACGGTGGTTGGATCTCTCAATGA
- a CDS encoding MBL fold metallo-hydrolase has translation MNISFLGGAGTVTGSKFLVRNEDEQVLVDCGLFQGLKQLRLLNWEKINLEIPKLKAVLLTHAHLDHCGFLPLLVRQGFKGPIYCTPPTREIAQIILEDAAKIQIEEADFANKKHFSKHRPAKPLYDTGDVQRTLPLFRPVNFNEKIIVSKFEIEFKTSGHILGAASVYISNGKQRLLFSGDLGRYHDPLMHPPEAPHEVDYVIMESTYGDRIHESIPSLEQLKTLINDCWKRKSILLIPAFALGRAQNLLYEILQLKRHSMVPDEIPIYFNTPMGSDICEVYCKYPTYLKINSSEFAEDMSKIRFIKTADESRQLNQQKGPAVIIAASGMLTGGRVLHHLKAFGENSNNTILLAGFQAAGTRGWSLATGKKQVKVHGNYISINAQIIQSDSFSAHADQEELLSWLSEIPKSPKGVFLVHGEPSASDELRKLIAERLKMDVTVPILNSSYNLEP, from the coding sequence ATGAATATCTCTTTTTTAGGCGGAGCTGGCACCGTAACAGGATCAAAGTTCCTTGTTAGGAATGAAGACGAACAAGTGCTTGTGGACTGCGGGCTTTTTCAGGGACTAAAGCAATTGCGCCTTTTGAACTGGGAAAAAATAAATCTCGAGATACCGAAGCTTAAAGCCGTACTTTTGACACACGCTCATCTTGATCACTGCGGTTTTCTACCTCTTCTTGTTCGGCAAGGATTCAAGGGCCCTATCTACTGCACGCCTCCCACTCGGGAAATTGCCCAAATCATTCTGGAAGATGCGGCCAAAATCCAAATCGAAGAAGCCGATTTCGCCAATAAAAAGCATTTCTCCAAACACCGCCCGGCAAAACCTCTGTACGATACAGGCGACGTACAAAGAACCCTCCCGCTGTTTCGCCCGGTCAATTTCAATGAAAAAATAATTGTTTCAAAGTTTGAGATTGAGTTTAAAACGAGCGGACATATTTTAGGGGCTGCGTCGGTATATATATCAAATGGAAAGCAGCGCCTTTTGTTTTCAGGAGACCTCGGACGGTATCATGACCCGTTAATGCATCCTCCGGAAGCCCCTCACGAGGTCGATTACGTAATTATGGAATCCACCTATGGAGATCGTATCCACGAAAGTATTCCATCTTTAGAACAACTCAAAACTCTTATTAACGATTGCTGGAAAAGAAAAAGCATTCTTCTTATTCCAGCATTCGCTCTCGGAAGAGCGCAGAATCTTCTTTATGAAATACTTCAATTAAAAAGACACTCTATGGTCCCCGACGAAATTCCAATCTACTTTAATACGCCGATGGGCAGCGATATATGCGAAGTCTATTGTAAATATCCTACTTATCTTAAAATAAATTCTTCAGAATTTGCCGAAGATATGTCGAAAATACGATTTATAAAAACGGCGGATGAATCCCGTCAGCTCAATCAACAAAAGGGTCCTGCTGTCATAATAGCAGCAAGTGGAATGTTAACAGGAGGCAGAGTCCTGCATCACCTCAAAGCCTTCGGAGAAAACTCCAACAATACAATCCTTCTAGCGGGCTTCCAGGCTGCTGGAACTCGTGGCTGGTCGCTGGCAACAGGAAAGAAACAAGTAAAAGTGCACGGAAATTACATCAGTATCAATGCCCAAATAATTCAATCCGATTCTTTTTCAGCACACGCCGATCAAGAGGAGCTCTTAAGCTGGCTTTCTGAAATTCCAAAATCTCCCAAGGGCGTATTCTTGGTGCACGGTGAGCCTTCTGCCTCGGACGAACTAAGAAAATTAATTGCAGAACGACTAAAAATGGATGTGACGGTTCCAATTCTTAACTCGTCTTACAATCTCGAACCATAA
- a CDS encoding cation-translocating P-type ATPase → MDLQGLHPEEARRRLKENGPNDIPSSKTRGALHLALEILREPMTVLLAVCGILYSFIGEQQDAFMLLGFWGLIVLITFYQERKTEKALEALRDLSSPRALVIRGGSAIRVPARELVVGDLLQLTAGDIVPADVLLDEVFQMQIDESLLTGEAFPVVKSAGDTAWSGTIAVQGQALATVTSTGISTRLGQIGTLLKSGRREKTPLKKETQTVVKRLTVVAIFLSFLITIVYFILNRDLLNGILVGLTLAMAILPNEIPAVLTIFLALGTRRLSKRNVLTRKITAVESIGATTTLCVDKTGTLTMNKMTVQRVLLSRDVQVSEKELLQVASLASNVKTYDPMEEAIIEAYGEDTKEHSPFIQFPLSPELFAMSNLWRREKNSSELIIASKGAPEAILKMCQLSPQHSEAVLKIVDGLASEGLRLLAVARGLCDEKDVPKDQVNLPVDFLGLLGFADPVRPGVKESIKECYDAGIRVIMITGDHAKTAASIAAQIGLKSSQKILTGVEMEKMSDSELSAHLKSATCFSRMLPEQKLRIVKILQGQGEVVAMTGDGVNDAPALAAAQIGIAMGKKGTDVAREASSIVLLDDDFTTIVQGIRIGRGIYDNLQSAMSYLIAVHIPIAGISILPVLLNLPIILMPVHVAFLHLLIEPTCSLVFEAEPAAENLMRRNPRNKDQPIFSKSVILPSVYQGLVIYVVIFVVFWMALRYGEGELDARALAFTILIFANLALIFINRSWARGAGWRISIQNKYLWPILMSTITILLVVLYIPAMRSLFHFSVLHPNDLLVSLLAAVVSVLWFEIVRRVKNWNRHIHF, encoded by the coding sequence TTGGACTTGCAAGGACTGCATCCAGAAGAAGCACGACGGCGGCTCAAAGAGAACGGGCCTAATGATATACCTTCCTCTAAAACCAGGGGAGCCCTACACCTTGCATTGGAAATTTTGCGGGAGCCTATGACCGTTTTGCTGGCGGTGTGTGGGATTTTGTATTCCTTTATCGGTGAACAACAAGATGCATTCATGCTTCTCGGATTTTGGGGGCTGATCGTACTCATTACTTTTTATCAGGAGAGAAAGACAGAAAAAGCTTTGGAGGCTTTGCGAGATCTTTCTAGTCCTCGCGCGCTGGTGATACGTGGCGGATCGGCGATTCGAGTGCCCGCGAGAGAATTAGTCGTGGGAGATCTGCTACAACTGACGGCGGGCGATATTGTTCCCGCTGACGTCTTACTTGATGAAGTATTTCAAATGCAAATTGATGAGTCACTGTTAACGGGGGAAGCTTTTCCCGTTGTGAAAAGTGCAGGTGATACTGCTTGGTCTGGTACGATTGCAGTTCAGGGACAAGCTCTAGCGACTGTGACTTCCACAGGGATAAGCACAAGATTGGGACAAATTGGAACGCTCTTAAAATCTGGCCGGCGAGAAAAGACACCCCTTAAAAAAGAAACTCAAACCGTTGTAAAAAGACTGACTGTCGTTGCTATTTTTCTGAGTTTTCTTATTACCATTGTCTATTTTATTCTTAACCGTGATCTTCTAAATGGAATTTTAGTAGGCTTAACTCTTGCGATGGCGATTTTACCCAATGAAATTCCCGCGGTTCTTACGATCTTTCTTGCGTTAGGAACTCGTCGCTTATCCAAGCGTAACGTTTTGACTCGAAAGATCACTGCCGTGGAAAGTATTGGCGCCACGACTACATTGTGTGTTGATAAAACGGGCACGCTTACGATGAATAAAATGACAGTTCAACGAGTGCTCCTTTCTCGTGACGTTCAGGTTTCTGAAAAAGAGCTTCTTCAGGTCGCCTCGTTAGCTTCCAATGTGAAAACTTATGACCCCATGGAAGAGGCGATAATAGAAGCTTACGGAGAAGATACAAAAGAGCATTCGCCATTTATACAATTTCCTCTTTCACCTGAGTTATTTGCGATGAGTAACCTCTGGCGAAGGGAAAAGAACTCAAGCGAATTAATTATTGCCAGCAAAGGAGCACCTGAAGCCATTTTGAAAATGTGTCAGTTGAGTCCACAGCACTCGGAGGCGGTTCTTAAGATTGTGGATGGTTTGGCTTCAGAGGGACTGCGATTGTTGGCTGTCGCAAGAGGACTTTGCGATGAGAAAGATGTACCAAAAGATCAGGTGAATTTACCCGTGGATTTTCTTGGTCTTCTAGGATTCGCAGATCCGGTAAGGCCCGGAGTGAAAGAGTCTATTAAAGAATGTTATGATGCCGGTATTCGAGTGATCATGATAACGGGGGATCACGCAAAAACAGCGGCATCAATAGCTGCTCAAATTGGTTTGAAAAGTTCGCAAAAAATTTTGACGGGAGTAGAAATGGAAAAGATGTCGGACAGCGAACTCTCCGCACATCTGAAAAGTGCAACTTGTTTTTCACGAATGCTCCCTGAGCAAAAACTGCGAATTGTAAAGATCCTACAAGGACAAGGGGAAGTGGTTGCGATGACTGGCGACGGTGTGAACGATGCTCCAGCGTTGGCGGCTGCACAGATTGGCATTGCAATGGGGAAAAAAGGAACCGACGTTGCCAGGGAGGCGTCTTCTATTGTGCTTTTAGATGATGACTTTACGACGATCGTCCAAGGAATTCGAATTGGCCGAGGTATTTATGACAATCTTCAGTCTGCCATGAGCTATCTTATCGCGGTCCATATTCCAATTGCGGGTATTTCTATCTTACCGGTGTTATTAAATCTTCCAATCATTCTAATGCCTGTCCATGTCGCATTTCTTCATCTGCTTATTGAGCCCACATGCTCATTGGTCTTTGAAGCAGAGCCTGCCGCAGAAAATTTAATGCGGCGAAATCCCAGAAATAAGGATCAGCCTATTTTTTCGAAAAGTGTCATCCTGCCTAGTGTATATCAAGGACTCGTCATCTATGTCGTGATATTTGTCGTCTTCTGGATGGCTCTACGATACGGTGAGGGCGAACTCGATGCCAGGGCTTTGGCATTTACAATTTTAATCTTTGCAAACTTAGCGCTCATTTTTATAAATCGGTCTTGGGCGCGAGGGGCCGGTTGGAGGATTTCCATCCAGAATAAATATTTATGGCCGATTCTCATGTCTACGATTACTATTTTGTTGGTGGTGCTCTATATTCCCGCCATGCGTAGTTTATTTCATTTCTCAGTTTTGCATCCCAACGATCTCCTTGTTTCTTTGTTGGCGGCCGTTGTGAGTGTCTTATGGTTCGAGATTGTAAGACGAGTTAAGAATTGGAACCGTCACATCCATTTTTAG
- a CDS encoding copper-translocating P-type ATPase, which produces MPHKHSSMVEDFRKRFWVSLILTFPILFLSPLIHEFLGLTDRLRFRGDDYVLWTLSSVVFFYGGLPFLKGIVDEIKKRKPGMMTLIAIAISTAYIYSSAVVFGLAGMGFFWELATLIDIMLLGHWIEMKSVMGASRALEELAKLMPAVAHKVLQNGSLQDVAIDTLNLGDRILIRPGEKVPADGIVIEGLSSVDESMLTGESKPVSKQSGSPIIGGAVNGEGSLTAEVRKTGRESYLSQVIDLVKEAQESKSKTQDLANRAALILTFVAVLGGAITLGLWIALSNQNFAFAIERAVTVMVIACPHALGLAVPLVVAVSTAIAATHGLLIRDRAAFEKSRKIGAIIFDKTGTLTQGKFGVTDTLIFDSQFNKEEILSLAAAVEAHSEHPVARGVVASAKTKKFVTAFKALPGRGAQGEVDGKSVAVVSPGYLRENRIPLSDQQEKIDQLSAQGKTVIFVILNGKLVGAIALADLIRSESKLVITRLRDEGIKCMMLTGDNKLVAKWVAEEIGLDEYFAEVLPHEKAEKIREIQRRGLTVAMTGDGVNDAPALAQADVGIAIGAGTDVAIETADIILVRSNPQDVAAVIDLAKATYNKMIQNLWWAAGYNIIAIPIAAGALYKYDIVLSPAVGAVLMSLSTIIVAINAKGLRISAKSA; this is translated from the coding sequence ATGCCTCACAAGCATTCGTCAATGGTGGAGGATTTTCGAAAGCGCTTTTGGGTCTCGTTGATTTTAACTTTTCCGATTCTTTTCTTGTCGCCCCTCATTCATGAATTCTTAGGTCTGACTGATAGGCTGCGCTTTCGTGGCGACGATTATGTCCTTTGGACGTTGTCTTCGGTGGTCTTTTTTTATGGTGGCTTGCCTTTTCTCAAAGGAATTGTTGATGAGATAAAGAAAAGAAAGCCGGGAATGATGACCCTCATCGCAATCGCCATTAGCACGGCCTATATCTATTCATCGGCTGTCGTTTTCGGTCTCGCGGGGATGGGCTTTTTTTGGGAGCTTGCGACTCTGATTGATATTATGCTGCTGGGCCACTGGATTGAGATGAAATCCGTCATGGGAGCTTCGCGGGCCCTTGAGGAATTGGCGAAACTGATGCCGGCAGTAGCACATAAGGTTCTGCAAAATGGGAGTCTTCAGGACGTTGCTATCGACACTTTGAATTTGGGAGATCGAATTCTTATTCGGCCTGGCGAAAAAGTTCCGGCAGATGGAATTGTTATTGAAGGATTGTCTTCTGTTGATGAGTCAATGCTGACAGGTGAATCAAAACCAGTTTCAAAGCAGTCCGGTTCTCCAATAATTGGCGGAGCTGTGAACGGAGAGGGCTCTCTCACGGCGGAGGTCAGAAAGACAGGAAGAGAATCTTATTTAAGTCAGGTGATTGATTTAGTGAAAGAGGCCCAAGAAAGTAAATCCAAAACTCAGGATCTTGCAAATAGGGCGGCACTCATTCTAACTTTCGTTGCCGTTCTCGGAGGAGCGATTACTTTGGGATTGTGGATAGCTCTTTCAAATCAAAATTTTGCTTTTGCTATTGAACGTGCTGTGACAGTTATGGTGATCGCGTGTCCTCATGCCTTAGGGCTTGCAGTACCACTTGTTGTCGCAGTTTCGACGGCTATTGCCGCAACTCACGGACTTCTAATTCGAGACAGGGCGGCTTTCGAAAAATCGCGAAAAATCGGAGCTATTATTTTTGATAAAACCGGAACTTTGACACAGGGAAAATTTGGAGTCACGGACACTCTTATTTTCGATTCTCAATTTAATAAAGAAGAAATTCTTTCTCTTGCCGCGGCCGTCGAAGCCCACTCCGAACATCCTGTCGCGAGAGGAGTTGTCGCTTCTGCCAAAACCAAAAAATTTGTCACGGCATTCAAGGCTCTTCCGGGGAGGGGGGCTCAGGGAGAAGTCGATGGCAAAAGTGTAGCTGTCGTCAGTCCGGGGTACTTAAGAGAAAATCGAATTCCATTGTCTGATCAACAGGAAAAAATCGACCAACTCTCGGCGCAAGGAAAGACGGTCATATTTGTCATTTTAAATGGAAAACTTGTGGGAGCTATAGCGCTAGCAGATTTAATAAGATCCGAATCTAAGTTAGTCATAACGAGACTCCGAGATGAAGGAATCAAGTGCATGATGCTCACCGGAGACAACAAGCTTGTTGCGAAGTGGGTGGCGGAAGAAATCGGCCTTGATGAATACTTTGCCGAAGTTTTACCACATGAAAAGGCAGAGAAGATCAGAGAGATTCAGAGAAGAGGTCTGACAGTGGCGATGACTGGAGACGGTGTGAACGATGCGCCAGCTCTCGCGCAAGCGGATGTTGGTATTGCCATTGGAGCGGGAACCGATGTTGCGATTGAAACGGCCGACATCATCTTAGTCCGAAGTAACCCACAGGATGTCGCTGCCGTCATCGATCTTGCTAAAGCCACGTACAACAAAATGATTCAAAATCTTTGGTGGGCTGCGGGCTATAATATTATTGCCATCCCTATCGCGGCTGGAGCCTTGTACAAATACGACATTGTGTTGAGTCCGGCTGTCGGTGCCGTTCTGATGTCTTTAAGTACCATCATCGTCGCAATCAACGCAAAAGGTTTGAGAATATCAGCTAAATCAGCGTAG